One window of Candidatus Bathyarchaeota archaeon genomic DNA carries:
- a CDS encoding right-handed parallel beta-helix repeat-containing protein — translation MKGKVILILLCLFFQCLSWNLPSTSSFGVNQNSQVIYVPNNYTTIQAAINAASPGDTVFVQNRTYHEHVVVNKSISLIGEQLETTIIDGSNTGITVLVTSSNVTVSNLTMQNGVYGILVENTNDVTISRNNVFNNEEGIRLDNSENCSVTENNSSFNLNRGIFLNSCWDSIVYKNVAFNNTDGKQYGINANASRNIALLQNTAIGNFWDGIGLQSSTDCIVWRNNVSRNENFGIWCSSSNNSVIYHNIVANNTLNARATNSEILWDSGYPSGGNYWSDYSDGDNYSGPYQNEIGSDGIGDTPHVIESPYHQDNYSLMSPRTNGSVIFLALQNKTIKPRDDVLIYGFLWPKLDEVNITIYYRNQIETEWQTLETISTYAGKYSYLWTNLDEGIYELKASWAGNSTTYPAESLIETLTVQKITSNVSITVSSTEMLVGSTVTISGSIDPIRPHVNVAIWHRFKDEDWTILETVETYDNGSYSFMWLTPKVGMFQIKTSWLGDEKALPAESLSVVIIVSKLSSSLTINLDRTTTTAGSNVTISGTINPPCVNVNVTIHYRLLNSTWNILDTVTTYSNGYYNYTWKTTETGNYEIKTSWLGDSETLPAESNVVPVTIEQEPPLYIVLYAVIVTAIIVIASLMYLRKKRKH, via the coding sequence ATGAAAGGCAAGGTAATCCTAATTCTGTTATGCCTCTTTTTCCAATGCCTTTCTTGGAATTTGCCATCCACTTCATCTTTTGGCGTCAATCAAAATTCACAGGTGATTTATGTTCCTAACAACTACACTACAATACAAGCAGCCATAAACGCGGCGTCGCCAGGTGACACAGTTTTCGTACAAAACAGAACATATCATGAACATGTAGTTGTAAACAAGTCCATCTCGTTAATAGGTGAACAGCTTGAAACAACTATTATTGATGGAAGTAACACGGGCATAACTGTGTTAGTAACTTCAAGCAATGTCACAGTTAGCAATTTGACTATGCAAAATGGTGTTTATGGAATTTTGGTCGAGAACACCAATGATGTGACCATTAGTAGAAACAACGTCTTTAACAATGAAGAAGGTATTAGACTCGATAATTCTGAAAACTGTAGTGTTACCGAAAACAACTCAAGCTTCAACCTGAATCGTGGCATCTTTCTTAACTCATGTTGGGATTCAATAGTTTACAAAAACGTTGCATTCAACAACACGGACGGTAAGCAATACGGCATAAACGCTAATGCCTCTCGGAACATTGCGTTGCTTCAAAACACTGCGATTGGAAACTTTTGGGATGGCATAGGGCTTCAAAGCTCAACCGACTGTATTGTTTGGAGGAATAATGTTAGTAGAAACGAGAATTTTGGCATATGGTGTAGTTCTTCAAATAACAGCGTGATTTATCATAATATCGTAGCCAACAACACATTAAATGCTAGAGCAACGAACTCGGAAATCTTGTGGGACTCTGGTTATCCGTCTGGCGGTAACTATTGGAGCGACTATTCTGATGGAGACAACTATAGTGGTCCTTACCAGAATGAAATAGGAAGCGATGGCATAGGTGATACTCCACATGTGATTGAGTCACCCTATCATCAAGACAATTACTCTCTTATGAGCCCGCGAACCAATGGTAGCGTCATATTTTTAGCATTACAAAACAAAACCATAAAGCCTAGAGACGACGTGTTAATCTATGGTTTCCTATGGCCTAAACTCGATGAAGTTAACATAACTATTTATTACCGTAACCAAATTGAAACAGAGTGGCAAACTCTTGAAACAATTTCTACATACGCAGGCAAGTACTCTTATCTCTGGACAAACCTAGACGAGGGAATATATGAGCTTAAGGCGAGTTGGGCAGGCAACTCAACCACCTACCCGGCAGAAAGCCTGATAGAGACGCTTACGGTACAGAAGATAACAAGCAACGTTTCTATAACGGTTAGCTCAACAGAAATGCTAGTTGGCTCAACAGTAACAATAAGTGGTAGCATTGACCCAATACGACCTCATGTCAACGTGGCAATTTGGCATCGCTTCAAAGATGAAGACTGGACTATACTAGAAACAGTAGAAACGTACGACAATGGCTCCTACTCCTTTATGTGGTTGACTCCTAAAGTAGGAATGTTCCAAATCAAGACAAGCTGGTTAGGAGACGAAAAAGCTCTTCCAGCAGAAAGCCTCTCTGTTGTCATAATTGTCTCCAAACTCTCAAGTAGCCTAACTATTAATTTAGATCGCACAACAACAACTGCAGGTTCAAATGTAACGATAAGTGGAACTATCAATCCCCCATGTGTAAACGTGAACGTGACCATCCACTATAGACTCTTGAACAGTACTTGGAACATTCTTGACACAGTTACGACTTATTCAAATGGCTACTACAACTATACGTGGAAAACCACAGAAACGGGCAACTACGAAATTAAAACAAGTTGGCTAGGCGATTCAGAAACACTACCTGCTGAAAGCAATGTCGTGCCCGTAACCATAGAACAAGAACCACCCCTATACATTGTCCTATATGCCGTAATCGTGACAGCCATCATAGTAATCGCATCGCTTATGTATCTTCGAAAAAAGCGGAAACATTAA
- a CDS encoding PadR family transcriptional regulator, whose product MSRKCKHGYGLIKEIKHLKGYKLKPSVGYTFLHRLEEEGLATSERVKDRKRKLRYYSLTVKGKNLLSKVRDFFDKPIREVIKDFFSKQQNEATT is encoded by the coding sequence TTGTCTCGAAAATGTAAGCATGGATATGGCCTCATTAAAGAGATTAAACACCTAAAAGGCTACAAGTTAAAACCAAGCGTGGGATACACCTTTCTACACCGGTTAGAAGAAGAAGGTTTGGCTACAAGTGAACGGGTTAAAGATCGTAAACGCAAACTAAGATATTACTCCCTGACTGTAAAGGGCAAAAACCTTCTCAGCAAAGTACGCGACTTCTTTGACAAACCAATTCGAGAAGTAATTAAAGACTTCTTTTCTAAACAACAAAATGAAGCAACCACTTAG
- a CDS encoding DeoR family transcriptional regulator, giving the protein MRLRQILASSCRQKMLETLAKIETIHVMELVRKTNSTYNQINRNLRILVEENVVMVKHYGRLKIIQLNRESEKTRLLLRALYLLDRPIPNSQNLVSMNKS; this is encoded by the coding sequence TTGCGTCTCAGACAGATACTGGCATCTTCATGCAGGCAGAAAATGCTGGAGACTCTAGCGAAAATTGAAACGATCCACGTGATGGAACTCGTCAGGAAAACAAACAGCACATACAACCAGATAAACCGCAACCTCAGAATCCTTGTGGAAGAAAACGTAGTCATGGTCAAACACTATGGGCGACTGAAGATTATCCAGTTGAACAGAGAAAGTGAAAAGACGCGACTTCTTTTAAGAGCCTTGTATCTACTTGACAGACCTATTCCAAATTCTCAAAATCTGGTTAGTATGAACAAATCATAG
- a CDS encoding dockerin type I domain-containing protein, whose translation MTKSLARGCEITLVCLVIFALASSNIASISAAIYTPNSIQTWAVIVCGGSSGGSQQEDFENEIAEAYNTLLSRAYDADHIYYLDITFPRDVTGDGINDVDAVSNKANVQNAITSWLKTRSDSNDVCFLYLVNHGDVDAFTIPGGPIYAYEMAGWLFHVTYGELIFTLEACHSGSFIDELSETNRIIVSSCEANELAWPDPNTDWPAFSHTFFQRLAAMDSIGDAFNVAYQHVIQVRPTQHPTLDDNGDEVGHRGPLPNGGDGNLALNMCWMPGDLDDDEIIDITDIAAVAYAYGTNWTRADINHDGIVEMRDVVIVARAYGTSCDPKWDQRADLNDDWIIDIMDVSIVARAYGSTPGDPNWDPRADINQDGVVDMIDITIVSSVYGSICDPSWDPRADLNDDWTVDDVDLDIVSQAYGSICDPRWDARADLNCDWVIDDNDIDIASTNYGYFP comes from the coding sequence ATGACAAAATCGCTTGCTAGAGGTTGTGAAATTACGTTAGTATGCCTTGTGATTTTTGCTCTCGCCTCGTCGAATATCGCTTCGATTTCCGCAGCAATATACACACCAAACAGTATTCAGACATGGGCCGTGATTGTTTGTGGAGGATCTTCAGGAGGTTCTCAGCAGGAAGATTTCGAAAATGAGATCGCAGAAGCTTATAATACTTTGCTGAGTCGGGCCTATGATGCTGATCATATCTACTATTTGGATATTACTTTTCCGAGAGACGTTACCGGAGATGGTATTAACGATGTTGATGCCGTATCGAATAAAGCTAATGTGCAAAATGCCATCACAAGTTGGTTGAAAACTCGCTCGGACAGTAATGACGTGTGCTTCTTGTATCTCGTCAACCACGGCGACGTAGACGCCTTTACTATTCCAGGTGGACCCATATATGCCTATGAAATGGCCGGTTGGCTATTTCACGTGACCTATGGTGAACTCATATTCACGCTGGAGGCTTGCCACTCTGGAAGTTTCATAGATGAACTTAGCGAAACCAATAGGATAATAGTGTCCTCATGTGAGGCAAATGAACTCGCCTGGCCTGATCCAAACACTGACTGGCCTGCATTTTCTCACACGTTTTTCCAAAGGCTAGCAGCTATGGATTCCATTGGCGACGCCTTTAACGTAGCGTACCAACATGTTATACAAGTAAGACCAACTCAGCATCCGACATTAGATGATAACGGTGATGAAGTAGGACATCGTGGACCATTACCAAATGGTGGTGACGGCAATCTAGCACTAAACATGTGTTGGATGCCCGGTGACTTAGACGATGACGAAATAATAGATATAACCGATATTGCGGCAGTAGCATACGCTTACGGAACGAATTGGACACGAGCCGACATTAATCATGACGGCATTGTAGAAATGAGGGACGTTGTGATAGTAGCACGCGCTTATGGAACAAGTTGTGATCCGAAATGGGACCAACGAGCTGACCTAAATGACGATTGGATAATAGACATTATGGATGTTTCAATAGTAGCACGCGCTTATGGATCAACACCTGGGGATCCAAACTGGGACCCACGAGCCGACATTAATCAGGATGGCGTTGTAGACATGATAGATATTACGATAGTAAGTAGCGTTTATGGATCAATTTGCGACCCGAGCTGGGATCCACGAGCCGACCTGAACGATGACTGGACAGTAGACGATGTAGATCTAGATATAGTATCGCAGGCTTATGGGTCAATTTGCGACCCGAGATGGGATGCACGTGCTGATCTTAATTGCGACTGGGTCATAGATGACAATGACATAGACATAGCAAGCACAAACTATGGATATTTTCCATAA
- a CDS encoding ABC transporter ATP-binding protein has translation MKVLVKDLIRVYRLGNVEVQALRGLNMDVKEGEMISVIGPSGSGKTTLLNIVGGLDKATAGYVQVGDVTVTALQPSQLVDFRRKHVGHIFQTLNLIPTLTAAENIELPMIAMGASRGSRHERVKQLLEIVGLTERANHKPDEISGGEQQRVAMSAALANDAPVLLADEPTGELDTVNAKIVVDYLVKVNEELGKTIIMVTHDPNMARAADRILKIEDGIIKAALTPAQIVKEEAAVSYVDQLRARITDIDAQLVKLDEDFKANKISGDEYVERRQNLKQTKTSLDEELHRMGVVT, from the coding sequence ATGAAAGTGCTAGTGAAAGATTTGATCCGGGTATACCGTTTGGGAAATGTTGAAGTTCAAGCCCTTAGAGGCTTAAATATGGACGTAAAAGAGGGAGAAATGATCTCTGTTATCGGGCCGAGTGGAAGTGGCAAAACTACACTACTCAACATAGTAGGAGGGCTTGACAAAGCAACCGCTGGCTACGTGCAAGTAGGTGATGTAACGGTGACCGCTTTGCAGCCTTCACAATTGGTAGATTTTCGAAGGAAACATGTAGGTCACATTTTCCAAACTTTAAATCTTATTCCAACACTAACCGCCGCCGAAAACATCGAACTACCCATGATAGCAATGGGAGCCTCTCGTGGATCTCGTCATGAGAGAGTTAAGCAACTATTGGAAATAGTGGGTCTAACAGAACGCGCCAACCACAAGCCAGACGAGATAAGTGGGGGTGAGCAACAGCGTGTAGCTATGTCTGCGGCATTGGCGAATGACGCTCCAGTGTTATTGGCAGACGAGCCAACAGGCGAGTTGGATACGGTCAATGCTAAGATTGTCGTGGACTATTTGGTGAAGGTGAACGAGGAACTTGGCAAAACTATCATAATGGTGACCCATGACCCTAACATGGCACGGGCAGCAGACCGCATACTGAAAATAGAAGACGGAATAATCAAAGCTGCACTCACCCCAGCACAAATCGTGAAAGAAGAAGCGGCAGTCTCATATGTAGATCAACTCAGAGCAAGGATAACAGACATTGATGCACAACTAGTAAAACTTGACGAAGACTTCAAAGCCAACAAGATAAGCGGTGACGAATATGTAGAGAGAAGACAGAATCTGAAGCAAACGAAAACCAGTCTAGACGAAGAGCTCCATCGCATGGGAGTCGTCACCTAA
- a CDS encoding ABC transporter permease, with the protein MKRVTRSLGLFAALLLGVVLASTFFAGINIGADTTAKAALNQQLSRVLVDITCGRYGLPLASANWTNAAENVTLVGGVVDTEIISRVELFEEVVEENYTFSKIVGIFEDSRVYSGLNVTSGASPLQENETYVWIGSQDVDKLKINDTLIFNYTFRTYPYTEKNISLQLKVAGFVDLDETAYDLVSGQYWSSDGSIVYTPSIQEDAKVIYYGNLLIVSWEKTFAKLLDDIYAIHPSYSPFGTDILVFIDREAVINPWDIGASQETINRIILQINNEVAEFGITAYSNLRNVLMSAQFNSVRMRIAFLVVALPVFFVAWYVGSTVSDVSFNLRRREIGLLSAKGFSSGQLFRLFLSESLLVGIVGGLIGVGLSFLLSPYFVTAIGSEFGGTSPILTPEVIILAIIFSTGITLLSTFRPSRRAAKLPTVDALKEYMYVEETKPYKQKWPWAALFLGSYKISMFLMGIPDLMQYFMGRPPPTTNIFLTILLAAWIIIDSILTPIGPLLFFWGFTKIFVRGSLGFQELVTRAAKFLGDLGMLATKNVRRNPARTASVAFLIAMIIGYGFQTVGALASEEDYIIRQVKANVGADISVSLNSLANATGVMGDIADLPRIASTTLEYSFYGETSFQSLKLVAIEPQEWLSTAYYENEWFTGNDVTTAFQQMTTDNSTIILERATASNLDLEIDDYITLKMGYTTMKLRVVGFFGSEISGGSQPVFRPSDFYLGSSFWSYVPTNLYHSLDGSVSASGRILVKLETNANGTSVASQIRNLNSSDISYVYSVAEQLGQREGNLLLSGTANVQRIGVIFAVVAASVATALVALVSLQERKKELTIMNVRGLSFKQLITMLLAENLSIVVFSVTLGVVVGLIIVHGRIVALNTTQYVTLVAHRMVFPPDAILTLSASLILVFASSIFPVIAITKRYVSKLDRIVRA; encoded by the coding sequence TTGAAAAGAGTTACGCGTTCTTTAGGACTGTTTGCTGCGTTGCTTTTAGGCGTTGTTCTAGCATCTACTTTTTTTGCGGGCATAAACATTGGTGCGGATACAACTGCTAAAGCCGCTCTGAACCAGCAGCTGAGTCGAGTTCTAGTGGACATTACATGTGGGCGATATGGCTTACCACTAGCCTCGGCTAACTGGACGAATGCTGCTGAAAATGTTACCTTAGTTGGCGGTGTAGTTGATACAGAGATTATTTCCAGAGTTGAGTTGTTTGAAGAGGTGGTTGAAGAAAACTATACCTTCTCCAAGATAGTGGGAATATTTGAAGATTCACGAGTTTATAGTGGTTTGAACGTCACATCTGGTGCTAGCCCACTTCAGGAAAATGAAACTTATGTGTGGATTGGGTCTCAAGATGTAGATAAACTGAAGATAAACGACACGTTAATATTCAACTATACTTTTCGGACTTACCCATATACTGAGAAGAATATAAGCTTGCAGCTCAAAGTCGCAGGCTTTGTAGACTTGGACGAGACAGCGTATGATCTTGTTTCCGGGCAATATTGGAGCAGTGACGGCTCGATAGTCTACACACCCTCGATACAGGAAGATGCTAAGGTGATTTATTATGGCAATCTTCTCATCGTAAGCTGGGAAAAAACATTTGCCAAACTTCTAGACGATATCTATGCAATTCATCCATCATATAGCCCCTTCGGCACTGATATTCTAGTGTTCATCGACCGAGAAGCAGTGATAAATCCATGGGATATTGGGGCTTCACAAGAAACTATCAATCGCATTATTCTGCAGATAAACAACGAAGTGGCAGAATTTGGCATAACTGCCTACAGTAACCTGCGAAATGTTTTGATGAGTGCCCAGTTTAATTCTGTAAGGATGAGGATCGCTTTCTTAGTTGTGGCTCTTCCTGTGTTTTTTGTGGCATGGTATGTCGGATCAACCGTCTCCGATGTGTCTTTCAACTTGAGACGACGAGAGATAGGCCTACTATCAGCCAAAGGTTTCTCTTCTGGACAACTTTTCCGCTTATTTTTGTCAGAATCATTACTAGTTGGGATTGTAGGAGGTCTCATCGGCGTCGGCCTAAGCTTCTTACTCAGCCCCTACTTCGTTACCGCAATAGGAAGTGAGTTTGGCGGAACATCTCCAATATTAACACCAGAGGTCATAATTTTGGCCATTATTTTTAGCACTGGCATAACCCTTCTTTCGACCTTTAGACCCTCAAGAAGAGCTGCAAAGCTGCCTACCGTAGATGCTTTGAAAGAGTATATGTATGTAGAGGAGACGAAACCCTACAAGCAAAAATGGCCTTGGGCAGCTCTCTTCCTAGGCAGCTACAAGATAAGCATGTTTCTCATGGGCATACCAGACTTGATGCAATACTTTATGGGACGCCCTCCGCCAACGACAAACATATTCCTCACAATCCTATTAGCAGCATGGATAATCATCGATAGCATACTAACACCCATCGGACCGTTGCTTTTCTTCTGGGGATTCACAAAAATCTTCGTCCGCGGATCTTTAGGATTTCAAGAACTAGTAACAAGAGCAGCAAAATTTCTTGGAGACTTGGGAATGTTGGCAACAAAAAACGTGCGAAGAAACCCAGCAAGAACCGCTTCAGTTGCCTTCTTAATCGCCATGATAATTGGCTACGGCTTTCAAACGGTTGGCGCCCTCGCCAGTGAAGAGGACTATATAATTCGCCAAGTCAAAGCAAATGTAGGTGCAGATATAAGCGTCTCGCTAAACAGTCTAGCTAACGCCACGGGCGTCATGGGAGACATAGCAGATTTACCAAGAATAGCGTCTACAACCTTAGAATATTCCTTTTATGGAGAAACTAGTTTTCAAAGTCTGAAACTAGTTGCAATAGAGCCTCAAGAATGGCTTTCTACAGCATACTACGAAAATGAATGGTTTACAGGAAACGATGTCACAACAGCATTTCAACAAATGACTACCGACAACAGCACAATCATTCTAGAACGGGCAACAGCAAGCAACTTGGATCTCGAGATAGATGACTATATTACTCTCAAAATGGGCTACACAACGATGAAGCTAAGAGTGGTGGGATTTTTCGGTTCTGAAATCAGTGGAGGGTCTCAACCTGTTTTCAGACCTAGCGATTTTTACCTAGGTTCCTCATTTTGGTCTTATGTCCCCACAAACTTGTATCACTCATTGGATGGCTCTGTCTCTGCGTCGGGAAGAATTCTAGTCAAACTTGAAACAAATGCGAATGGAACAAGTGTAGCTTCTCAGATTCGAAATCTCAACTCAAGTGATATTAGTTATGTTTACTCTGTTGCGGAACAACTTGGGCAGCGAGAGGGCAATTTATTGTTGAGTGGCACCGCAAACGTTCAGCGAATCGGTGTTATCTTTGCAGTAGTAGCGGCTTCAGTAGCCACAGCTCTGGTAGCGCTGGTAAGTTTGCAAGAGCGTAAGAAAGAATTAACTATAATGAACGTTCGCGGTCTCTCTTTCAAGCAGTTGATAACAATGCTTCTTGCAGAAAACCTGTCCATTGTAGTTTTCTCAGTCACTTTGGGAGTCGTGGTCGGCCTAATCATAGTCCATGGCAGAATAGTTGCCCTTAACACAACTCAATATGTCACACTGGTAGCTCATCGCATGGTATTTCCACCAGACGCCATACTAACTCTGTCAGCATCGTTGATTCTGGTTTTTGCCTCCTCGATATTCCCAGTAATTGCCATCACAAAAAGATATGTTTCAAAACTGGATAGGATTGTGAGAGCTTGA
- a CDS encoding winged helix-turn-helix transcriptional regulator yields the protein MKLNRALFVFLLATVIVSSFSAIVYAHRNKPFSVTFGIDQHNLLVISIPFVLTVEHNDRLPPLNQSTRTYICSFIKNNPGIHFRGICNSLNISIGVAQYHLGLLTKAGLLSIFRDGRYKRYFKSNRFTKREMTIISLLRHQTAKGILSILLERKYVSHNELASELSISSQALTWQISRLERAGIIQRAKDKMKTAYFLNEAKALAMRRCINFLDARAYKK from the coding sequence TTGAAGCTAAACCGAGCTTTGTTCGTATTTCTCTTAGCTACGGTTATAGTTTCTTCTTTCTCAGCGATAGTCTATGCACATAGAAACAAGCCCTTTTCAGTTACTTTTGGAATAGACCAACACAATTTATTAGTAATCTCCATCCCCTTCGTTCTGACAGTAGAACATAACGACAGACTGCCCCCTCTCAACCAATCAACGCGAACGTATATCTGCAGTTTTATCAAGAACAATCCTGGGATTCATTTTAGAGGTATATGCAACAGCCTAAACATCTCCATTGGAGTAGCACAGTATCATCTAGGCCTCCTTACAAAGGCAGGATTGCTTTCAATATTCCGAGACGGACGATACAAAAGATATTTCAAATCAAACAGGTTCACGAAGAGAGAGATGACTATAATTTCTCTTCTTAGACACCAAACTGCAAAAGGAATCCTCTCAATTCTATTGGAAAGAAAATATGTATCGCACAACGAATTGGCTTCTGAACTCTCTATATCTTCTCAAGCTTTGACATGGCAGATAAGCCGTTTGGAGAGAGCTGGGATTATTCAACGAGCAAAAGACAAAATGAAAACGGCTTACTTCCTAAATGAAGCCAAAGCCTTAGCAATGAGACGATGTATCAATTTCCTTGATGCGCGAGCATACAAAAAATAA
- a CDS encoding ribbon-helix-helix domain-containing protein, whose amino-acid sequence MKSTIVSAKIPEEVYKELVLRISEGERSAFIRDAIMEKLQKIPRPNKILGLENRVGKLETEFFEIKKYLAKLEVLTYERGKINPHTFCIDETDHKIIDYLLHYKGATTPELAEYSKTNRWLILNRLRKIQKSSKKQLGRPIVQYYPGEKRGKRKAWWLNEELIEA is encoded by the coding sequence ATGAAGTCTACGATAGTTTCTGCAAAGATTCCTGAGGAAGTCTATAAGGAACTTGTTCTACGCATATCTGAAGGTGAAAGAAGCGCTTTCATTCGAGATGCAATTATGGAAAAACTACAGAAGATTCCAAGACCAAACAAAATTTTAGGATTAGAAAACCGAGTAGGTAAGCTGGAAACTGAATTTTTTGAAATCAAAAAATATCTTGCAAAACTGGAAGTGCTAACTTATGAGCGGGGAAAAATTAATCCTCATACTTTCTGCATCGACGAGACAGACCACAAAATCATAGACTATCTTTTACACTATAAAGGCGCAACAACCCCTGAACTAGCCGAATACTCAAAAACAAATCGGTGGCTCATCCTTAACAGATTGCGGAAAATTCAGAAATCATCCAAAAAACAGCTTGGAAGACCAATAGTCCAATACTATCCGGGAGAAAAAAGGGGGAAAAGGAAGGCATGGTGGCTTAACGAAGAACTGATTGAGGCCTGA
- a CDS encoding FumA C-terminus/TtdB family hydratase beta subunit: protein MAIYKLTTPISEETVRKLKVNDVIFVTGTIVTARDQAHKRALQFYKEGKQLPINLDGLAVFHCGPIVKKEGDKWTIVAAGPTTSTRMGIFEDEFIKNFKTRVIIGKGGMGKRTTDAMQKYGAIYGAFTGGAAVLAAKALKTVKTVEWFDLGMPEALWILEAEEFGPLTVAIDSYGNNLFEEVKKKTEENRMAIYKKLGIQQ, encoded by the coding sequence ATGGCAATATACAAACTAACCACCCCAATCTCTGAAGAAACTGTTCGAAAACTGAAAGTCAACGACGTGATATTCGTCACTGGAACAATAGTAACAGCCCGCGACCAAGCCCACAAAAGAGCCCTCCAATTCTACAAAGAAGGAAAACAACTCCCCATAAACCTAGATGGCTTAGCAGTTTTCCACTGCGGCCCTATAGTCAAAAAAGAAGGAGACAAATGGACCATAGTGGCAGCCGGCCCCACAACGAGCACGCGCATGGGCATCTTCGAAGACGAATTCATCAAAAACTTCAAAACTCGTGTTATCATCGGTAAAGGAGGCATGGGTAAACGCACGACTGACGCTATGCAGAAATATGGCGCCATCTATGGAGCTTTCACAGGTGGAGCTGCAGTTCTCGCAGCAAAAGCGTTAAAAACCGTAAAAACTGTTGAATGGTTCGACTTGGGTATGCCTGAAGCCCTTTGGATATTGGAAGCTGAGGAATTTGGTCCTCTAACGGTTGCTATAGACTCTTATGGCAACAACCTCTTCGAAGAAGTCAAAAAGAAAACAGAAGAAAATCGAATGGCAATCTACAAAAAACTCGGTATCCAACAATAG
- a CDS encoding fumarate hydratase, whose amino-acid sequence MSLEKTVENVAVNLLRLAVTELPKDVKEALQKAYREETSEAGKTQLKAILDNVALAEKTRTPMCQDTGTIIFYIKAGAEIKNLDKIENALRKATKRATTEIPLRPNAVDPFKKKNTGDNTGRNIPYINWEIVPGNTLEITVLPKGGGSENVCVMSMLIPGEGIKGLKKFVIDTVIKAGAKPCPPNILGVAIGGGSDIAMKLAKKTLLRPLNQPNPDPEIVKLEKELLEAANQTGIGPMGLGGKITVLGVNVDYAVRHPASYPAAVAFNCWAARRATARIHPDGFVEYLTHK is encoded by the coding sequence TTGAGTTTAGAAAAAACAGTAGAAAACGTAGCAGTTAACCTACTACGCCTAGCAGTTACAGAATTACCAAAAGACGTCAAAGAAGCTCTCCAAAAAGCCTACCGAGAAGAAACAAGCGAAGCAGGAAAAACACAACTCAAAGCTATCCTCGACAACGTCGCACTCGCAGAAAAAACCCGCACACCCATGTGCCAAGATACAGGCACAATAATCTTTTACATAAAAGCCGGAGCAGAAATCAAAAACCTAGACAAAATCGAAAACGCCCTACGCAAAGCCACCAAAAGAGCCACAACCGAAATCCCCTTAAGACCAAACGCCGTAGACCCGTTCAAAAAGAAAAACACGGGTGACAACACAGGCAGAAATATCCCTTACATAAACTGGGAAATAGTACCCGGCAACACCCTCGAAATCACCGTGCTTCCCAAAGGCGGTGGCTCAGAAAATGTCTGCGTAATGAGTATGCTAATACCAGGAGAAGGAATCAAAGGACTAAAGAAATTCGTCATAGACACAGTAATCAAAGCAGGCGCAAAGCCTTGCCCCCCAAACATTCTAGGCGTAGCAATTGGAGGCGGATCAGACATCGCCATGAAACTAGCAAAAAAAACCTTGCTGCGCCCCCTCAACCAACCAAATCCCGACCCAGAAATAGTTAAACTTGAAAAAGAACTCTTAGAGGCCGCAAACCAAACAGGCATAGGACCCATGGGACTCGGCGGCAAAATCACAGTCTTGGGTGTAAACGTTGACTATGCTGTAAGACACCCTGCATCATATCCTGCAGCGGTAGCCTTCAACTGCTGGGCGGCAAGAAGAGCAACAGCACGCATCCATCCAGACGGATTTGTTGAATACTTAACTCACAAGTGA